From one Macaca nemestrina isolate mMacNem1 chromosome 5, mMacNem.hap1, whole genome shotgun sequence genomic stretch:
- the LOC105489566 gene encoding leucine-rich repeat-containing protein 73, translated as MLPSSIQISGEPLSGAEVRDICRGLRDNAVRLLSLRGCRLCDRDFGRICRALAGATSLAQLNLNLGVVSSPSRIKQLAEALRTNRSIQSLFLHGSPLTDAGLALLNPALALHPALVALDLGDCMLGDEAINLICGLLPPDGAKSGLKELTLSANPGITPKGWSRLAIAVAHSSQVRVLNLDYNPLGDHVAGMLAVAVASSRTLEVLDLEGTGLTNQSAQTLLDMVENYPTALRSLVLAENSISPELQQQICDLLSEGEEEEEVAGGAGDTQEWERGREPAAHQRGSSSWMCPSDPSSQMVLMTSGLGDSLLAETEM; from the exons ATGCTGCCCAGCTCCATCCAGATTTCGGGGGAGCCGCTGTCCGGCGCCGAGGTGCGGGACATCTGCCGCGGCCTGCGCGACAACGCCGTGCGCCTGCTCTCGCTGCGCGGCTGCCGCCTCTGCGACCGCGACTTCGGCCGCATCTGCCGGGCCCTGGCCGGGGCCACGTCCCTGGCGCAGCTCAACCTTAACCTGGGCGTCGTGTCCAGCCCCAGCCGCATCAAGCAGCTGGCTGAGGCTCTGCGGACCAACCGCTCCATCCAGTCCCTCTT CCTGCATGGGAGCCCCTTGACAGATGCGGGGCTGGCCTTGCTGAACCCAGCCCTGGCCCTCCACCCTGCCCTCGTGGCTCTGGACCTGGGGGACTGCATGCTGGGTGATGAAGCCATCAACCTCATCTGTGGTCTCCTGCCCCCAGACGGGGCCAAATCTG GCTTGAAGGAGCTAACGCTGAGTGCCAACCCTGGCATCACCCCTAAGGGCTGGAGCCGCCTCGCCATTGCTGTGGCCCACAGCTCCCAGGTCCGCGTCCTCAATCTGGATTACAACCCCCTGG GTGACCATGTGGCAGGAATGCTGGCTGTAGCTGTGGCCTCCAGTCGTACGCTAGAGGTCCTAGACTTGGAGGGCACAGGGCTCACCAACCAGTCAGCTCAG ACCCTGCTGGACATGGTAGAAAATTACCCCACAGCTTTGCGGAGCCTGGTGTTGGCTGAGAACAGCATTAGCCCAGAGCTGCAGCAACAGATCTGTGACCTCCTCtctgagggagaggaggaggaggaagtggcaGGAGGGGCTGGCGACACCCAGGAATGGGAGAGAGGGCGGGAGCCTGCTGCCCACCAGAGGGGCAGCAGCTCCTGGATGTGTCCCAGTG ATCCCAGCTCTCAGATGGTGCTAATGACGTCAGGACTAGGGGACAGTCTGTTGGCTGAGACCGAGATGTGA
- the LOC105489569 gene encoding tight junction-associated protein 1 isoform X3, translated as MKLLQQENEELRRRLASATRRTEALERELEIGQDCLELELGQSREELDKFKDKFRRLQNSYTASQRTNQELEDKLHTLASLSHSWIFAIKKAEMDRKTLDWEIVELTNKLLDAKNTINKLEELNERYRLDCNLAVQLLKCNKSHFRNHKFADLPCELQDMVRKHLHSGQEAASPGPAPSLAPGAVVPTSVIARVLEKPESLLLNSAQSGSAGRPLAEDVFVHVDMSEGVPGDPASPPAPGSPTLQPNGECHSLGPARGSPEEELPLPAFEKLSPYPTPSPPHPLYPGRRVIEFSEDKVRIPRNSPLPNCTYATRQAISLSLVEEGSERARPSPVPSTPASAQASPHHQPSPAPPTLSAPASSASSEEDLLASWQRAFVDRTPPPAAVAQRTAFGRDALPELQRHFAHSPADRDEVVQAPSPRPEESELLLPIEPDSGFPREEEEELNLPISPEEERQSLLPINSGTEEGSGTSHTEGRAWPLPSSSRPQRSPKRMGVHHLHRKDSLTQAQEQGNLLN; from the exons ATGAA GCTCTTGCAGCAGGAGAATGAAGAGCTTCGCCGGCGCCTGGCCTCCGCCACCAGACGCACTGAGGCCCTGGAACGTGAGCTGGAAATCGGGCAGGACtgcctggagctggagctgggccAGAGCCGCGAGGAGCTGGACAAATTTAAGGATAAGTTCCGCAG GCTGCAGAACAGCTACACAGCTTCCCAGCGGACCAACCAGGAGTTGGAGGACAAGCTGCACACACTG GCCTCTCTTAGCCACAGCTGGATTTTTGCA ATCAAGAAGGCTGAGATGGATAGGAAGACGCTGGACTGGGAGATTGTGGAGCTGACCAACAAGCTGCTGGATGCCAAGAACACCATTAACAAGCTGGAAGAGCTCAAC GAGCGGTACCGACTGGACTGCAACCTGGCTGTGCAGCTCCTCAAGTGCAACAAGTCCCACTTCCGAAACCACAAGTTTGCTGAT CTGCCCTGTGAGCTACAGGACATGGTTCGGAAACATCTGCACAGTGGTCAAGAGGCTGCCAGCCCAGGTCCTGCTCCCAGCCTAGCCCCAGGGGCTGTGGTGCCTACCTCGGTCATTGCCCGAGTGTTAGAGAAGCCGGAGTCTCTACTGCTCAATTCAGCCCAGTCAGGCAGCGCCGGGCGCCCCTTGGCTGAGGATGTCTTTGTGCATGTGGACATGAGCGAGGGTGTCCCAGGTGATCCAGCCAGTCCCCCGGCCCCTGGCAGCCCCACCCTGCAACCCAATGGGGAGTGCCACTCTCTGGGTCCTGCCAGGGGCTCCCCGGAGGAAGAACTGCCCCTGCCAGCCTTTGAGAAGCTGAGCCCCTACCCAACCCCATCTCCACCACACCCACTGTATCCTGGCCGCAGGGTAATAGAGTTCTCTGAGGATAAGGTTCGGATCCCCCGCAACAGCCCCCTGCCCAACTGCACTTACGCTACCCGCCAGGCCATTTCACTGAGCCTGGTGGAGGAGGGGAGTGAGCGGGCCCGCCCTAGCCCAGTGCCCAGTACCCCTGCCTCAGCCCAGGCCTCACCCCACCACCAGCCCAGCCCAGCGCCCCCAACACTCAGTGCCCCAGCTAGctctgccagctctgaagaggaCCTGCTGGCCAGCTGGCAGCGGGCATTTGTGGACCGTACTCCGCCACCTGCCGCTGTGGCCCAGCGCACAGCCTTTGGACGCGACGCCCTCCCTGAGCTGCAGCGCCATTTTGCCCATAGCCCCGCTGACAGAGATGAGGTGGTCCAGGCACCTTCTCCCCGACCGGAAGAGAGTGAACTTTTGCTACCCATAGAACCTGACTCTGGCTTTcccagggaggaggaagaagagctgAACCTGCCCATCAGCCCTGAGGAAGAGCGCCAGAGCCTGCTGCCCATTAACAGTGGCACAGAGGAGGGGTCAGGCACTTCCCACACTGAGGGCAGGGCCTGGCCACTCCCCAGCTCCAGCCGCCCCCAGCGCAGCCCCAAGAGGATGGGGGTTCACCACCTGCACCGCAAGGACAGCCTCACCCAGGCCCAGGAGCAGGGCAACCTGCTCAACTAG
- the LOC105489569 gene encoding tight junction-associated protein 1 isoform X4, translated as MKLLQQENEELRRRLASATRRTEALERELEIGQDCLELELGQSREELDKFKDKFRRLQNSYTASQRTNQELEDKLHTLIKKAEMDRKTLDWEIVELTNKLLDAKNTINKLEELNERYRLDCNLAVQLLKCNKSHFRNHKFADLPCELQDMVRKHLHSGQEAASPGPAPSLAPGAVVPTSVIARVLEKPESLLLNSAQSGSAGRPLAEDVFVHVDMSEGVPGDPASPPAPGSPTLQPNGECHSLGPARGSPEEELPLPAFEKLSPYPTPSPPHPLYPGRRVIEFSEDKVRIPRNSPLPNCTYATRQAISLSLVEEGSERARPSPVPSTPASAQASPHHQPSPAPPTLSAPASSASSEEDLLASWQRAFVDRTPPPAAVAQRTAFGRDALPELQRHFAHSPADRDEVVQAPSPRPEESELLLPIEPDSGFPREEEEELNLPISPEEERQSLLPINSGTEEGSGTSHTEGRAWPLPSSSRPQRSPKRMGVHHLHRKDSLTQAQEQGNLLN; from the exons ATGAA GCTCTTGCAGCAGGAGAATGAAGAGCTTCGCCGGCGCCTGGCCTCCGCCACCAGACGCACTGAGGCCCTGGAACGTGAGCTGGAAATCGGGCAGGACtgcctggagctggagctgggccAGAGCCGCGAGGAGCTGGACAAATTTAAGGATAAGTTCCGCAG GCTGCAGAACAGCTACACAGCTTCCCAGCGGACCAACCAGGAGTTGGAGGACAAGCTGCACACACTG ATCAAGAAGGCTGAGATGGATAGGAAGACGCTGGACTGGGAGATTGTGGAGCTGACCAACAAGCTGCTGGATGCCAAGAACACCATTAACAAGCTGGAAGAGCTCAAC GAGCGGTACCGACTGGACTGCAACCTGGCTGTGCAGCTCCTCAAGTGCAACAAGTCCCACTTCCGAAACCACAAGTTTGCTGAT CTGCCCTGTGAGCTACAGGACATGGTTCGGAAACATCTGCACAGTGGTCAAGAGGCTGCCAGCCCAGGTCCTGCTCCCAGCCTAGCCCCAGGGGCTGTGGTGCCTACCTCGGTCATTGCCCGAGTGTTAGAGAAGCCGGAGTCTCTACTGCTCAATTCAGCCCAGTCAGGCAGCGCCGGGCGCCCCTTGGCTGAGGATGTCTTTGTGCATGTGGACATGAGCGAGGGTGTCCCAGGTGATCCAGCCAGTCCCCCGGCCCCTGGCAGCCCCACCCTGCAACCCAATGGGGAGTGCCACTCTCTGGGTCCTGCCAGGGGCTCCCCGGAGGAAGAACTGCCCCTGCCAGCCTTTGAGAAGCTGAGCCCCTACCCAACCCCATCTCCACCACACCCACTGTATCCTGGCCGCAGGGTAATAGAGTTCTCTGAGGATAAGGTTCGGATCCCCCGCAACAGCCCCCTGCCCAACTGCACTTACGCTACCCGCCAGGCCATTTCACTGAGCCTGGTGGAGGAGGGGAGTGAGCGGGCCCGCCCTAGCCCAGTGCCCAGTACCCCTGCCTCAGCCCAGGCCTCACCCCACCACCAGCCCAGCCCAGCGCCCCCAACACTCAGTGCCCCAGCTAGctctgccagctctgaagaggaCCTGCTGGCCAGCTGGCAGCGGGCATTTGTGGACCGTACTCCGCCACCTGCCGCTGTGGCCCAGCGCACAGCCTTTGGACGCGACGCCCTCCCTGAGCTGCAGCGCCATTTTGCCCATAGCCCCGCTGACAGAGATGAGGTGGTCCAGGCACCTTCTCCCCGACCGGAAGAGAGTGAACTTTTGCTACCCATAGAACCTGACTCTGGCTTTcccagggaggaggaagaagagctgAACCTGCCCATCAGCCCTGAGGAAGAGCGCCAGAGCCTGCTGCCCATTAACAGTGGCACAGAGGAGGGGTCAGGCACTTCCCACACTGAGGGCAGGGCCTGGCCACTCCCCAGCTCCAGCCGCCCCCAGCGCAGCCCCAAGAGGATGGGGGTTCACCACCTGCACCGCAAGGACAGCCTCACCCAGGCCCAGGAGCAGGGCAACCTGCTCAACTAG
- the LOC105489569 gene encoding tight junction-associated protein 1 isoform X1: protein MTSATPAPAKKPYRKAPPEHRELRLEIPGSRLEQEEPLTDAERMKLLQQENEELRRRLASATRRTEALERELEIGQDCLELELGQSREELDKFKDKFRRLQNSYTASQRTNQELEDKLHTLASLSHSWIFAIKKAEMDRKTLDWEIVELTNKLLDAKNTINKLEELNERYRLDCNLAVQLLKCNKSHFRNHKFADLPCELQDMVRKHLHSGQEAASPGPAPSLAPGAVVPTSVIARVLEKPESLLLNSAQSGSAGRPLAEDVFVHVDMSEGVPGDPASPPAPGSPTLQPNGECHSLGPARGSPEEELPLPAFEKLSPYPTPSPPHPLYPGRRVIEFSEDKVRIPRNSPLPNCTYATRQAISLSLVEEGSERARPSPVPSTPASAQASPHHQPSPAPPTLSAPASSASSEEDLLASWQRAFVDRTPPPAAVAQRTAFGRDALPELQRHFAHSPADRDEVVQAPSPRPEESELLLPIEPDSGFPREEEEELNLPISPEEERQSLLPINSGTEEGSGTSHTEGRAWPLPSSSRPQRSPKRMGVHHLHRKDSLTQAQEQGNLLN from the exons GAACCCCTGACTGACGCAGAAAGGATGAA GCTCTTGCAGCAGGAGAATGAAGAGCTTCGCCGGCGCCTGGCCTCCGCCACCAGACGCACTGAGGCCCTGGAACGTGAGCTGGAAATCGGGCAGGACtgcctggagctggagctgggccAGAGCCGCGAGGAGCTGGACAAATTTAAGGATAAGTTCCGCAG GCTGCAGAACAGCTACACAGCTTCCCAGCGGACCAACCAGGAGTTGGAGGACAAGCTGCACACACTG GCCTCTCTTAGCCACAGCTGGATTTTTGCA ATCAAGAAGGCTGAGATGGATAGGAAGACGCTGGACTGGGAGATTGTGGAGCTGACCAACAAGCTGCTGGATGCCAAGAACACCATTAACAAGCTGGAAGAGCTCAAC GAGCGGTACCGACTGGACTGCAACCTGGCTGTGCAGCTCCTCAAGTGCAACAAGTCCCACTTCCGAAACCACAAGTTTGCTGAT CTGCCCTGTGAGCTACAGGACATGGTTCGGAAACATCTGCACAGTGGTCAAGAGGCTGCCAGCCCAGGTCCTGCTCCCAGCCTAGCCCCAGGGGCTGTGGTGCCTACCTCGGTCATTGCCCGAGTGTTAGAGAAGCCGGAGTCTCTACTGCTCAATTCAGCCCAGTCAGGCAGCGCCGGGCGCCCCTTGGCTGAGGATGTCTTTGTGCATGTGGACATGAGCGAGGGTGTCCCAGGTGATCCAGCCAGTCCCCCGGCCCCTGGCAGCCCCACCCTGCAACCCAATGGGGAGTGCCACTCTCTGGGTCCTGCCAGGGGCTCCCCGGAGGAAGAACTGCCCCTGCCAGCCTTTGAGAAGCTGAGCCCCTACCCAACCCCATCTCCACCACACCCACTGTATCCTGGCCGCAGGGTAATAGAGTTCTCTGAGGATAAGGTTCGGATCCCCCGCAACAGCCCCCTGCCCAACTGCACTTACGCTACCCGCCAGGCCATTTCACTGAGCCTGGTGGAGGAGGGGAGTGAGCGGGCCCGCCCTAGCCCAGTGCCCAGTACCCCTGCCTCAGCCCAGGCCTCACCCCACCACCAGCCCAGCCCAGCGCCCCCAACACTCAGTGCCCCAGCTAGctctgccagctctgaagaggaCCTGCTGGCCAGCTGGCAGCGGGCATTTGTGGACCGTACTCCGCCACCTGCCGCTGTGGCCCAGCGCACAGCCTTTGGACGCGACGCCCTCCCTGAGCTGCAGCGCCATTTTGCCCATAGCCCCGCTGACAGAGATGAGGTGGTCCAGGCACCTTCTCCCCGACCGGAAGAGAGTGAACTTTTGCTACCCATAGAACCTGACTCTGGCTTTcccagggaggaggaagaagagctgAACCTGCCCATCAGCCCTGAGGAAGAGCGCCAGAGCCTGCTGCCCATTAACAGTGGCACAGAGGAGGGGTCAGGCACTTCCCACACTGAGGGCAGGGCCTGGCCACTCCCCAGCTCCAGCCGCCCCCAGCGCAGCCCCAAGAGGATGGGGGTTCACCACCTGCACCGCAAGGACAGCCTCACCCAGGCCCAGGAGCAGGGCAACCTGCTCAACTAG
- the LOC105489569 gene encoding tight junction-associated protein 1 isoform X2 produces the protein MTSATPAPAKKPYRKAPPEHRELRLEIPGSRLEQEEPLTDAERMKLLQQENEELRRRLASATRRTEALERELEIGQDCLELELGQSREELDKFKDKFRRLQNSYTASQRTNQELEDKLHTLIKKAEMDRKTLDWEIVELTNKLLDAKNTINKLEELNERYRLDCNLAVQLLKCNKSHFRNHKFADLPCELQDMVRKHLHSGQEAASPGPAPSLAPGAVVPTSVIARVLEKPESLLLNSAQSGSAGRPLAEDVFVHVDMSEGVPGDPASPPAPGSPTLQPNGECHSLGPARGSPEEELPLPAFEKLSPYPTPSPPHPLYPGRRVIEFSEDKVRIPRNSPLPNCTYATRQAISLSLVEEGSERARPSPVPSTPASAQASPHHQPSPAPPTLSAPASSASSEEDLLASWQRAFVDRTPPPAAVAQRTAFGRDALPELQRHFAHSPADRDEVVQAPSPRPEESELLLPIEPDSGFPREEEEELNLPISPEEERQSLLPINSGTEEGSGTSHTEGRAWPLPSSSRPQRSPKRMGVHHLHRKDSLTQAQEQGNLLN, from the exons GAACCCCTGACTGACGCAGAAAGGATGAA GCTCTTGCAGCAGGAGAATGAAGAGCTTCGCCGGCGCCTGGCCTCCGCCACCAGACGCACTGAGGCCCTGGAACGTGAGCTGGAAATCGGGCAGGACtgcctggagctggagctgggccAGAGCCGCGAGGAGCTGGACAAATTTAAGGATAAGTTCCGCAG GCTGCAGAACAGCTACACAGCTTCCCAGCGGACCAACCAGGAGTTGGAGGACAAGCTGCACACACTG ATCAAGAAGGCTGAGATGGATAGGAAGACGCTGGACTGGGAGATTGTGGAGCTGACCAACAAGCTGCTGGATGCCAAGAACACCATTAACAAGCTGGAAGAGCTCAAC GAGCGGTACCGACTGGACTGCAACCTGGCTGTGCAGCTCCTCAAGTGCAACAAGTCCCACTTCCGAAACCACAAGTTTGCTGAT CTGCCCTGTGAGCTACAGGACATGGTTCGGAAACATCTGCACAGTGGTCAAGAGGCTGCCAGCCCAGGTCCTGCTCCCAGCCTAGCCCCAGGGGCTGTGGTGCCTACCTCGGTCATTGCCCGAGTGTTAGAGAAGCCGGAGTCTCTACTGCTCAATTCAGCCCAGTCAGGCAGCGCCGGGCGCCCCTTGGCTGAGGATGTCTTTGTGCATGTGGACATGAGCGAGGGTGTCCCAGGTGATCCAGCCAGTCCCCCGGCCCCTGGCAGCCCCACCCTGCAACCCAATGGGGAGTGCCACTCTCTGGGTCCTGCCAGGGGCTCCCCGGAGGAAGAACTGCCCCTGCCAGCCTTTGAGAAGCTGAGCCCCTACCCAACCCCATCTCCACCACACCCACTGTATCCTGGCCGCAGGGTAATAGAGTTCTCTGAGGATAAGGTTCGGATCCCCCGCAACAGCCCCCTGCCCAACTGCACTTACGCTACCCGCCAGGCCATTTCACTGAGCCTGGTGGAGGAGGGGAGTGAGCGGGCCCGCCCTAGCCCAGTGCCCAGTACCCCTGCCTCAGCCCAGGCCTCACCCCACCACCAGCCCAGCCCAGCGCCCCCAACACTCAGTGCCCCAGCTAGctctgccagctctgaagaggaCCTGCTGGCCAGCTGGCAGCGGGCATTTGTGGACCGTACTCCGCCACCTGCCGCTGTGGCCCAGCGCACAGCCTTTGGACGCGACGCCCTCCCTGAGCTGCAGCGCCATTTTGCCCATAGCCCCGCTGACAGAGATGAGGTGGTCCAGGCACCTTCTCCCCGACCGGAAGAGAGTGAACTTTTGCTACCCATAGAACCTGACTCTGGCTTTcccagggaggaggaagaagagctgAACCTGCCCATCAGCCCTGAGGAAGAGCGCCAGAGCCTGCTGCCCATTAACAGTGGCACAGAGGAGGGGTCAGGCACTTCCCACACTGAGGGCAGGGCCTGGCCACTCCCCAGCTCCAGCCGCCCCCAGCGCAGCCCCAAGAGGATGGGGGTTCACCACCTGCACCGCAAGGACAGCCTCACCCAGGCCCAGGAGCAGGGCAACCTGCTCAACTAG